From the Mycobacterium sp. 155 genome, the window GGCCAAGCCACAGCCAGGCCCCGAGCATCAGTGCGACACCGATCCACAACAGCACCGACGAGATCACCAGGCCGTGGCCGAACCGCAACCAGGACAGGTGCATTGATTCCAGCAGGGGATCATGTAGCCGGGTGCTGCCCGCGCCGAGTCCGCCGATGGTCAGCAGTACCGCCCCGAGGAATCCCAGCCGCGCCTGCGCCCCCTGAGGTGACATGGCGAATCCGGCCAAGCGCGAAAGATGATGCATCAGACCGCTGTTCGAGGTCTCAGCGGCGGGGGGTGCGGTCATGCTGACCGGTTGGCGGCAAGCCGCGCCAGTTCGGCTATGCCGGCTTTGGCCTGGGTGTGCACGGGCGCGGCGGTCAGCGCTTCGAGTGCACGCCGGGTGAGCATCCCGATGTGCTGCTCCACGGCGGCCAGTGCGCCGACGGATTCGATGGCCAGGCGCAGCTCGCGCACCTGGGCATCCGTCAGCTCGGTGCCGATCGTGGTGCGCAGCAGTTTGGCGGCGACGGGGTCGGTCTTGTCGGCCAGTTCTAGTGCTTCGGCGAGCAGTACGGTGCGTTTGCCGGACCGCAGGTCGTCGCCGGAGGGTTTGCCCGTGACAGCGGGGTCACCGAACACCCCGAGAACGTCGTCGCGCAGCTGAAAGGCCACGCCGAGGTCGTTGCCGATCCGGTGGAAGATCTCCTGCACGTCGGGTCGGTCGGCGGCCGCGGCGGCGCCCAGCTGCAGTGGCCGGACCACGGTGTAGGACGCCGTCTTGTAGGTGTTGACGTTCATCGCCGAGGCTACCGATTCCGCACCGTTGGATTCCGCGACGATATCCAGGTATTGGCCGCCGAGCACCTCGGTGCGGATGTGTGCCCAGACATCCTGAACCCGCAGGTGGGCGTCGGCCGGCAGGTCGACGGTGGCCACGATGTCGTCGGCCCAGGCCAATGCCAGGTCACCGAGCAGGATCGCGGCCGACAGGCCGAACTGTTCGGAGGATCCGCGCCAGTGCCGCTCGCGGTGCCGTTCGGTGAACAGCCGGTGCACGGTCGGTAGGCCGCGCCGAGTCGCCGAATCGTCGATCACGTCGTCGTGGACCAGGGCACACGCCTGAAGCAGTTCCAGGGCCGCGAAAAGGCGCAACACCTCGCGACCGGCCGGGGAATCGGGAGAATCGGTGACCGCGCGCCAACCCCAGTAGGCGAACGCCGGGCGCAGCCGCTTGCCGCCGCGCAGCACGAACTCTTCGAGGGCCGCGGTCAGCTCGGCATATTCGGTGCCGATGTAGGCGCAGTCCTGTCGACGTTCCTGCAGGTATTCACGCAACTGTTCGGTCACGGCGCCGGCCAACTCGGCAGCCGACGGTGCCGCTGCTTCCACGCTCAGCGCCCTGCCCCTTTCGTGTGCTCGTGGCCCCCGCGGTGTCTTCAGAGTAGAGCCTGCCGCGGTCTTTTCCGGAACGCTTGCTCAGTCGCGCGCGGTCGCAGGCTCGCCCGGTTTCGGCGAGCGGTCCCGGCTGTTCCAGGCCAGCGCCCCGACGACACCAGCGACCACGACTGCACCCACCGCCAGCCAGATGGCGGCGGTGGTGAACGAGCGGGCGCTCGGATCGGTGTAGCGGGCCTGGGCGTTCATCGTGCTCACCACGCCCGGCCGCAGTTTCCACTCCACGATCGAGGAGCTCACTCGGGAACCGTTGGTGGAGGTCACCTCGCCGGGGAAGGACACCGTCAGCAACACGTCGGCCTGCGGGTCGTTGAGGGTGGTGAGGTCGACGCGTCCCTCGAGAATGACGAGCTGGCCGGCGCGCCGCAGCGAGATGTCCGCGCCCGCCGCGTCGCGGTTCATCGCGGCCAGTTGCGGCAGCTCGGAGAAGCTGAGGTCGGAGAACACGGCCTCTGAGCCCACATAGTCGTCACGGCTGTACGGCGTAACCGACACCTTGGTGGCGAACGGCAGGTTGTTGAGCAGCTGCGGGCCCTTGTCGTTGGCGTCGCGGGGTTTGGCGGCGGCGATGATCTGGCCGGAGACACGGTCGTCGGGCGACACCGTGAGCGACGTGCGGACGCGAACGCAGCCCACGGCCATCGGCAGCACCAGCAGCAACAACATCAGCAGTGCCGGCAATCGGCTCCTGCGCCTGGGTCCTCCCGCACGTGGGGGGGACGGAATAGACCCCGCACGTGAGGAGGACCATATGAACCGCTTGCGCACCTGGTCATCGTGCCAGATGGGGCGGGGGTCACAGCGGTAGGGCGCGGCCCAGGACAGCGAAGGCGCGGGGGTCGCCCGCGAAGTGGTAACCACGGATGACGTCGGTGAATCCCAGGCGGCGGTACAGCCGCCAGGCGCGGTTGGCCTCGCCGTTGATCTCCGGGGTGGACAGCAGCACGTGGGTTTCTGTGCGGCCGTTGAGCAGGCGTCTGGTCAGTGCTTCGCCCAGGCCCCGGCCCTGGGCCCCGGGCTCGATATGCAGTTCGGTCAACTCGAAATAGCTGGTCATCAACTCGTCGATGCGTGCCGGGTCGGCGCCGACCTGATGCAAGCCGGACACCACCTGCTGCTGCCACCATTGATCGGGTGCGCCGCAGTAGCCGTAGGCGATGCCGAGGAGTGGGGCAGCGGCCAACTCCTCGGCACTCGGCGTCGCGTCCTTGTCGGGGGTGGGCCGGGGGCCGGCGACTTCGACGGCGGCGACGCCTTTCCACCCCTGCCGCCGCGTGTGTTCCACCCACAACGACGCCCGCTGTTCCTCGGTTCCGCGCGGGTAGCGCATGGCGTCGACGTACACCCGCAGCGCTTCGGGGAGCCGGCGCTGCATGTCGTCCGGCGACAGATCGATGAGATACATCGCCAATTCCGTTGCCCTTCCCGCGGCGGTCGGTGTCGTCACACTCAATTATCGAAGTCATTATCCGGGCGATGAGGTGCTCGGTCCCGGTTGTGCGCAACGACATACAATCGACGACGAACGAGGTGGTACGGCTCGGATCGACCTCGTATCATTACTGTCAGGTGGCCGTGATGTCGGACACCCGAGGGTTTGGTCAGATTACTTCGGACAATGCGACGGCGGCGTCGGCAAGGAGGGACGAATGCCACTCTCCGATCATGAGCAGCGCATGCTCGATCAGATCGAGAGCGCGCTCTATGCCGAGGATCCCAAGTTCGCCTCGAGCGTTCGCGGTGGGAACTTACGCGCGCCTTCGGCGCGCCGCAGGCTGCAGGGTGCTCTGCTGTTCATCCTCGGCTTGGCAATGCTCGTCGTCGGTGTCGCCGTTAAGGCGACGATGATCGGCGGCTTCCCGGTCCTGTCGGTTCTCGGCTTCGTGGTGATGTTCGCGGGCGTGGTATTCGCCATCACCGGCCCGCGTGTCACGGGCGGACGTGACCACTCGGCTGCGGCGCCCGGTTCACCGCGGCAGCG encodes:
- the idsA2 gene encoding bifunctional (2E,6E)-farnesyl/geranyl diphosphate synthase, translated to MEAAAPSAAELAGAVTEQLREYLQERRQDCAYIGTEYAELTAALEEFVLRGGKRLRPAFAYWGWRAVTDSPDSPAGREVLRLFAALELLQACALVHDDVIDDSATRRGLPTVHRLFTERHRERHWRGSSEQFGLSAAILLGDLALAWADDIVATVDLPADAHLRVQDVWAHIRTEVLGGQYLDIVAESNGAESVASAMNVNTYKTASYTVVRPLQLGAAAAADRPDVQEIFHRIGNDLGVAFQLRDDVLGVFGDPAVTGKPSGDDLRSGKRTVLLAEALELADKTDPVAAKLLRTTIGTELTDAQVRELRLAIESVGALAAVEQHIGMLTRRALEALTAAPVHTQAKAGIAELARLAANRSA
- a CDS encoding N-acetyltransferase translates to MAMYLIDLSPDDMQRRLPEALRVYVDAMRYPRGTEEQRASLWVEHTRRQGWKGVAAVEVAGPRPTPDKDATPSAEELAAAPLLGIAYGYCGAPDQWWQQQVVSGLHQVGADPARIDELMTSYFELTELHIEPGAQGRGLGEALTRRLLNGRTETHVLLSTPEINGEANRAWRLYRRLGFTDVIRGYHFAGDPRAFAVLGRALPL
- a CDS encoding DUF3040 domain-containing protein, translated to MPLSDHEQRMLDQIESALYAEDPKFASSVRGGNLRAPSARRRLQGALLFILGLAMLVVGVAVKATMIGGFPVLSVLGFVVMFAGVVFAITGPRVTGGRDHSAAAPGSPRQRRQRGGSFTNRMEDRFRRRFDE
- a CDS encoding DUF3153 domain-containing protein, whose translation is MLLLLVLPMAVGCVRVRTSLTVSPDDRVSGQIIAAAKPRDANDKGPQLLNNLPFATKVSVTPYSRDDYVGSEAVFSDLSFSELPQLAAMNRDAAGADISLRRAGQLVILEGRVDLTTLNDPQADVLLTVSFPGEVTSTNGSRVSSSIVEWKLRPGVVSTMNAQARYTDPSARSFTTAAIWLAVGAVVVAGVVGALAWNSRDRSPKPGEPATARD